A genome region from Natranaeroarchaeum sulfidigenes includes the following:
- the hemA gene encoding glutamyl-tRNA reductase, translating into MRATGVVTGITVSHSSASVDDVARAGADDQRAEVAELIAKPYVSEAFALHTCNRTEAFVVTDDAAVGRAAFETFAPHVDEDSIRHLDHEESLEHLMRVAAGLESLVLGEDQILGQVRTAYEDARGEDGVGPMLEDAVTKAIRVGERVRTETEINEGIVSLGSAAATVAIDDLDVDDPTALVIGAGEMGTTAVKALADRGIDDMVVANRTVPHAEHLANEVDADAGAVPLQGVDTVARRADLVVSTTASEEPVIGPEPFKQGGKTVVVDLAQPRDVDPAVADLDDVTVYDLDTLTSVTEQTRRQRRAAAEEAKRIIAAEFDRLLDQYKRKRADEVIAAMYESADRVKSQEVSTAITQLEAETDGELTAGEREVVESMADALVNKLLAPPTKSLREAAGEDDWTTINTALQLFDPEFDGEAYPPFPDGFDPSELPDALEGISPDELPDEVPDEIVESVLSDD; encoded by the coding sequence ATGCGAGCGACTGGCGTCGTCACTGGAATCACCGTCTCGCACAGCAGTGCGTCCGTCGACGACGTGGCGCGAGCGGGGGCAGACGACCAGCGCGCCGAAGTCGCCGAACTGATCGCCAAACCCTACGTGAGCGAGGCGTTCGCGCTCCACACCTGCAACCGCACCGAAGCGTTCGTCGTCACCGACGATGCCGCAGTCGGGCGGGCGGCGTTCGAGACGTTCGCGCCCCATGTCGACGAGGACTCGATTCGGCATCTAGATCACGAGGAGAGCCTCGAACACCTCATGCGGGTCGCCGCAGGGCTCGAATCCCTCGTGCTCGGCGAGGATCAGATCCTCGGACAGGTCAGGACTGCCTACGAGGATGCACGCGGTGAAGACGGGGTCGGCCCGATGCTCGAAGACGCCGTCACGAAGGCAATCCGAGTCGGTGAGCGCGTTCGAACCGAGACCGAAATCAACGAAGGGATCGTCTCGCTGGGAAGTGCCGCCGCGACGGTTGCCATCGACGACCTCGACGTCGACGACCCGACAGCGCTCGTCATCGGGGCGGGCGAGATGGGAACGACCGCAGTCAAGGCGCTGGCGGATCGCGGAATCGACGACATGGTCGTCGCCAACCGGACGGTGCCCCACGCCGAGCATCTGGCGAACGAGGTCGACGCCGACGCGGGCGCAGTCCCGCTGCAGGGCGTCGACACCGTTGCACGACGGGCGGATCTCGTCGTCTCGACGACGGCCAGTGAGGAGCCGGTGATCGGCCCCGAGCCGTTCAAACAGGGCGGGAAGACTGTCGTGGTAGATCTCGCTCAGCCCCGTGACGTCGATCCTGCCGTCGCCGACCTCGACGACGTGACGGTGTACGATCTCGACACGCTTACGTCGGTCACCGAACAGACCCGGCGACAGCGTCGGGCCGCGGCCGAAGAAGCCAAGCGAATCATCGCCGCCGAGTTCGACCGCCTGCTCGACCAGTACAAGCGAAAACGTGCCGATGAGGTCATCGCGGCGATGTACGAGAGTGCGGATCGCGTGAAATCACAGGAGGTCTCGACCGCGATCACGCAACTGGAAGCCGAGACGGACGGCGAACTCACCGCGGGCGAACGCGAAGTCGTCGAGTCGATGGCCGACGCGCTCGTGAACAAACTGCTCGCGCCGCCGACCAAGAGTCTGCGCGAAGCCGCGGGCGAGGACGACTGGACGACGATCAACACGGCGTTACAGCTGTTCGATCCCGAGTTCGACGGCGAGGCGTACCCGCCGTTCCCCGATGGGTTCGATCCCTCGGAGCTGCCCGATGCGCTAGAGGGGATCTCCCCCGACGAACTTCCCGACGAGGTCCCGGATGAGATCGTCGAGAGCGTACTCTCGGACGATTAA
- a CDS encoding precorrin-2 dehydrogenase/sirohydrochlorin ferrochelatase family protein: MIPLLHDFTDETVLVFGGGSVGARKARRFAREAEVIVVSPSFDGEFGDSELVRDAPDAEAIQEWVDRTEPALVVAATDDASINETVEQAAREVGALVNRTDRSDATGEDRPIDDVVVPATIRDDPVVVSVSTGGASPAVSRYLRQEIESDIEGAGAMAELTGKLRGELREGSPSPSERRDAVRAVVNSSDVWKALRTRTSKGRKVAEDVIQEEFGETHGGEQ; the protein is encoded by the coding sequence ATGATTCCACTATTGCACGACTTTACTGACGAAACCGTACTCGTCTTCGGCGGGGGATCCGTCGGTGCACGGAAGGCCCGCCGGTTCGCCAGGGAAGCCGAGGTGATCGTCGTTAGCCCGTCTTTCGATGGCGAGTTCGGGGATAGCGAGCTGGTGCGTGACGCGCCGGACGCTGAAGCGATCCAGGAGTGGGTCGACCGAACCGAACCCGCACTGGTCGTCGCGGCGACCGACGATGCGTCGATCAACGAGACGGTAGAGCAGGCGGCCCGAGAGGTCGGTGCACTGGTAAACCGGACGGATCGGAGCGATGCGACCGGTGAGGACCGACCAATCGACGACGTGGTGGTCCCGGCGACGATCCGGGACGATCCCGTCGTCGTGTCCGTCTCGACCGGCGGCGCGAGTCCGGCAGTATCGAGATACCTTCGCCAGGAGATCGAATCGGATATCGAGGGAGCCGGTGCGATGGCCGAGTTGACGGGCAAGTTACGCGGCGAACTCCGGGAGGGATCGCCCTCTCCGAGCGAGCGACGGGATGCCGTCAGAGCCGTCGTCAATTCTTCCGACGTTTGGAAGGCTTTACGTACCCGAACATCCAAGGGTCGGAAAGTGGCTGAGGACGTGATTCAGGAGGAGTTCGGGGAGACCCACGGAGGTGAGCAATGA
- the ahbB gene encoding siroheme decarboxylase subunit beta gives MSTDSAELDDRDRAIVNAFQGGFPVVRDPFEPAAAALSDHGIDITADELLARIKQLDEDGTLTRFGALINAQEIGGAATLVAMHAPEERFDEVAEQVNAFTEVAHNYEREHPHLNMWFVVSVADPDRVEEVLAEIEDATGQQTYNMPKKREFRVEAKFYVDGPIEGGTVDCSALGPDVTPSERGTLTPAELDLVLEIQDGLPLSSTPYADVADAIGADTDWVVETVKRFDAEGKIRRVGVIPNHYALGYTENGMTVWNVPDELVDEVGPEIAGLPFVTHCYRRPRHEGVWPYNFFAMTHGRTEAESERRIEQVRDRMADYWDVDDEDWDSLFSTRILKKTGIRLDERAEANTVAE, from the coding sequence ATGAGCACTGACTCCGCGGAGCTGGACGATCGAGACCGGGCGATCGTCAACGCGTTTCAGGGGGGGTTCCCCGTGGTCCGCGATCCCTTCGAACCGGCAGCGGCGGCACTGTCTGACCACGGGATCGATATCACTGCGGACGAGCTACTGGCACGGATCAAGCAACTGGACGAGGACGGCACTCTGACCCGCTTTGGCGCGCTGATCAACGCACAGGAGATCGGCGGCGCGGCAACGCTCGTCGCCATGCACGCTCCCGAGGAGCGCTTCGACGAGGTTGCAGAACAGGTCAACGCGTTCACCGAGGTCGCACACAACTACGAGCGCGAACACCCCCACCTCAATATGTGGTTCGTCGTGAGCGTCGCCGATCCCGACCGGGTCGAGGAAGTCCTCGCGGAAATCGAGGACGCGACGGGCCAGCAGACGTACAACATGCCGAAAAAACGCGAGTTCCGCGTCGAGGCGAAGTTCTATGTCGACGGGCCGATCGAGGGCGGGACGGTCGACTGCTCTGCGCTCGGCCCGGACGTCACGCCGAGCGAGCGCGGCACGCTCACTCCCGCGGAACTCGATCTCGTTCTGGAGATTCAGGACGGCTTGCCGCTGTCTTCGACGCCCTACGCGGACGTCGCTGATGCGATCGGTGCCGACACTGACTGGGTCGTCGAGACGGTAAAGCGGTTCGACGCGGAGGGGAAGATCCGCCGGGTCGGTGTGATCCCGAACCACTACGCGCTGGGGTACACCGAGAACGGGATGACCGTCTGGAACGTCCCCGACGAACTGGTCGACGAGGTCGGGCCGGAGATTGCAGGGCTTCCGTTCGTCACACACTGCTATCGGCGACCTCGCCACGAGGGGGTCTGGCCGTACAACTTCTTCGCGATGACCCACGGGCGTACCGAGGCCGAGAGCGAGCGCCGGATCGAGCAGGTGCGCGACCGGATGGCAGACTACTGGGACGTCGACGACGAGGACTGGGACTCGCTGTTCTCGACGCGTATTCTGAAAAAGACCGGGATCAGGCTGGACGAGCGCGCGGAAGCGAATACCGTGGCGGAGTGA
- a CDS encoding Rieske (2Fe-2S) protein, whose protein sequence is MSGRYRLTSIETVRESGSWLFRIRDAHGAREEVILVPCEESGVEAWSNNCTHEDQRLHREGVGATIRNSGIVCPRHGSIFDTCSGDCDNGEAAGTTLPSVEVTVEDGQVYLTDDDVDYLGSGGFDDSSGDDGPDSTSHLQL, encoded by the coding sequence ATGAGCGGTCGATATCGGTTGACGAGCATCGAGACAGTCCGAGAGTCGGGGTCGTGGCTGTTCCGGATCCGGGACGCACACGGCGCGCGCGAGGAAGTGATACTCGTCCCCTGCGAGGAGTCGGGTGTCGAGGCGTGGAGCAATAATTGCACGCACGAGGACCAGCGTCTACACCGCGAGGGCGTCGGCGCGACGATCCGCAACTCCGGCATCGTCTGCCCACGTCACGGCTCGATCTTCGACACCTGCTCGGGAGACTGTGACAACGGCGAGGCCGCAGGCACGACGCTTCCGTCAGTCGAGGTCACGGTAGAGGACGGACAGGTGTATCTGACCGACGATGATGTCGACTACCTCGGGAGCGGCGGCTTCGACGACAGTAGCGGTGATGATGGTCCGGATTCGACCTCACACCTGCAGCTTTGA
- a CDS encoding DUF5778 family protein translates to MPEVLDEDLHRRTKQLLEPGEIQLNGAVVHTDLGSADEIDMMQATLDVGDIIAEHAGLDPKDTYVYSGNDDPDFSSNQHQGLTLDDEEFVWECQQLLREGSFDIVFYYEASADHEAILTAIEDAGFAVTGVKGE, encoded by the coding sequence ATGCCCGAGGTACTCGACGAGGATCTGCATCGACGCACCAAACAGCTACTCGAACCGGGCGAGATCCAGCTCAACGGCGCGGTCGTCCACACCGATCTTGGCTCCGCAGACGAGATTGATATGATGCAAGCGACGCTTGACGTCGGCGACATCATCGCCGAACACGCGGGACTGGACCCGAAAGACACCTACGTCTACTCGGGCAACGACGATCCGGACTTCTCCTCGAACCAGCATCAGGGGCTGACACTCGACGACGAGGAGTTCGTCTGGGAGTGCCAGCAACTATTGCGTGAGGGCTCCTTCGATATCGTTTTCTATTATGAAGCCAGCGCTGATCACGAGGCGATCCTCACGGCTATCGAGGACGCAGGCTTTGCGGTTACGGGCGTCAAAGGCGAGTGA
- a CDS encoding cold-shock protein, with protein MAKGTVDFFNDTGGYGFIETDDADEDVFFHMEDVGGPDLEEGQEVEFEIEEADKGPRATNLVRL; from the coding sequence ATGGCGAAAGGTACGGTTGACTTCTTCAACGACACGGGCGGCTACGGATTCATCGAAACTGACGACGCGGACGAAGACGTGTTCTTCCACATGGAAGACGTCGGCGGTCCTGACCTCGAGGAGGGGCAGGAAGTCGAGTTCGAGATCGAAGAGGCCGATAAAGGCCCACGAGCGACGAACCTCGTCCGCCTGTAA
- a CDS encoding undecaprenyl diphosphate synthase family protein — translation MGLYDRYLSLRVRRHEAAPPAHVALVLAERDLLERGAYDTLESFFELAFEYGTDRVTVYVSVLDEAVAPTLERALQDVDAPKPMAIRGPTDRTRADAPIQVSIGLGGKHEFTAAVRSLAGEVANGDLQPDAVTEADVEERLVFPDAPDLVVKTGAERLSDFMIWQSVYSELYFTDINWRDFRRRDYLRAIREFKQRSRRFGR, via the coding sequence GTGGGACTGTACGACCGATATCTCTCGCTTCGCGTCCGCCGCCACGAGGCCGCGCCGCCAGCACACGTCGCGCTCGTCCTCGCGGAGCGCGACCTGCTGGAACGCGGTGCCTACGACACGCTGGAGTCGTTTTTCGAGCTCGCCTTCGAGTACGGAACGGACCGTGTGACGGTCTACGTCAGTGTGCTCGATGAGGCGGTTGCTCCGACGCTCGAACGCGCGCTACAGGATGTCGATGCGCCGAAACCGATGGCGATCAGGGGACCGACAGACCGTACCCGGGCGGACGCCCCGATCCAGGTGAGCATCGGTCTCGGCGGGAAACACGAGTTCACCGCGGCTGTACGATCGCTCGCTGGAGAGGTCGCAAACGGCGACCTCCAGCCTGATGCAGTTACCGAAGCGGATGTCGAGGAGCGGCTGGTATTTCCCGACGCGCCGGATCTGGTGGTCAAAACCGGAGCCGAACGGCTCTCGGATTTCATGATCTGGCAGTCGGTCTACTCGGAGCTGTACTTTACCGACATCAACTGGCGGGACTTCCGGCGGCGAGACTACCTGCGGGCGATACGGGAGTTTAAACAGCGTTCGCGCCGGTTCGGTCGGTAG
- a CDS encoding DUF92 domain-containing protein, producing the protein MSSPVRRAGAFAGVGTLALVAPIDERVATALFAVVALAAVFVTDGPVFELFARPGDHRDERLKGLVGFSVAAVVLGFLTSFTGLTVQVFAGSIVLYAYGNLAAELGRSYGDGPFADAAGFVVGGLLAGISAQYIALVLAGSPLPHASQIVVMATCGALVGALIRTVLLGRDDPPVILSIGLLLWLLSEVTVTPSTVDVAIALVVTVAVGYLSYALETASVEGMLTGVFLAFVAIVLGGYAWFAVMIAFFGIGGLSTKYRFEEKQARGVAEGNDGARGSANVLGNATVALASVFGYAAADAGLIDIAPLLFLFAFAGSLSTALADTLSSEIGSVFDDPRLITTFKRVEPGTDGAVTWQGELAGGIGAGTIGLLTGLLFASIGTTGSIVVVVAGIAGMTVDSLVGATLEGTYLANQSVNFLATLSGGLVGVGLAIGLALV; encoded by the coding sequence GTGAGTTCGCCAGTACGACGAGCGGGTGCGTTTGCCGGTGTCGGGACGCTCGCGCTTGTCGCACCAATCGACGAACGCGTCGCGACCGCGCTCTTTGCGGTGGTCGCGCTCGCTGCCGTCTTCGTTACCGACGGGCCGGTCTTCGAGCTGTTTGCCCGCCCCGGCGACCATCGCGACGAGCGTCTGAAGGGTCTGGTCGGCTTCTCCGTTGCCGCCGTCGTTCTCGGCTTTCTCACGAGTTTTACCGGGCTCACTGTGCAGGTCTTTGCCGGATCGATCGTCCTGTACGCCTACGGGAACCTCGCTGCTGAACTCGGCCGAAGCTACGGCGATGGTCCCTTTGCGGACGCCGCCGGCTTCGTGGTCGGCGGGCTACTGGCAGGTATTTCAGCCCAGTACATCGCGCTCGTACTCGCCGGGAGTCCGCTGCCACACGCCTCGCAGATCGTCGTCATGGCGACCTGCGGGGCGCTGGTCGGCGCGCTGATACGGACGGTGCTGCTCGGGCGGGATGATCCCCCTGTGATCCTCTCGATCGGGCTGCTCCTCTGGTTGCTCTCGGAAGTGACGGTAACGCCGAGTACGGTGGATGTCGCGATCGCCCTCGTCGTTACCGTCGCGGTCGGCTATCTCTCCTACGCACTGGAGACAGCCTCCGTCGAGGGGATGCTGACCGGTGTCTTCCTCGCGTTTGTCGCCATCGTGCTCGGCGGCTACGCCTGGTTCGCCGTCATGATCGCCTTCTTCGGCATCGGCGGGCTTTCGACGAAGTATCGTTTCGAGGAGAAACAGGCCCGCGGGGTCGCCGAGGGGAACGATGGCGCGCGCGGGAGCGCGAACGTCCTTGGCAACGCCACGGTCGCACTCGCGTCGGTGTTCGGCTACGCCGCGGCTGATGCGGGTCTGATCGATATCGCCCCGCTCCTCTTTCTGTTTGCGTTTGCAGGCTCGCTCTCGACCGCGCTGGCCGATACCCTCTCCAGTGAGATCGGGAGCGTCTTCGACGACCCGCGGCTCATTACGACGTTCAAGCGCGTCGAACCCGGTACTGACGGCGCGGTAACCTGGCAGGGCGAACTCGCGGGGGGTATCGGGGCAGGGACGATCGGCCTCCTGACCGGGCTACTGTTTGCGAGCATCGGAACGACTGGATCGATCGTGGTCGTCGTCGCTGGCATCGCCGGGATGACCGTCGACAGCCTCGTCGGCGCGACGCTCGAAGGCACGTACCTCGCTAACCAGAGTGTCAACTTCCTCGCGACGCTCTCGGGCGGTCTCGTCGGCGTCGGGCTGGCGATCGGACTGGCTCTCGTATGA
- a CDS encoding GNAT family N-acetyltransferase, which yields MIRLADPGDAPILRALQSILPEPAPETLERALSGYGLLLVSTDDTDTPVGYALTLPGDERAYLAELVVAPAARREGRATSLLEATVARLSEDVTTLSLAVSPDNEAARELYETAGFRVVDVDPEYYDSGPALILARTV from the coding sequence ATGATCCGCCTTGCCGACCCGGGTGACGCGCCAATCCTCCGTGCGCTCCAGTCAATACTTCCAGAACCTGCTCCGGAGACGCTGGAGCGTGCGCTTTCGGGCTACGGCCTCCTCCTCGTCTCGACGGACGACACCGACACCCCGGTCGGCTACGCCCTCACCCTCCCCGGCGACGAGCGCGCCTACCTGGCCGAACTCGTCGTCGCTCCGGCTGCCCGCCGTGAGGGGCGCGCGACGTCGTTGCTCGAGGCGACTGTCGCACGGCTCTCCGAGGATGTGACGACGCTCTCGCTTGCGGTTTCGCCCGACAACGAGGCGGCGCGGGAGCTGTACGAAACGGCTGGGTTCCGGGTCGTCGACGTCGATCCCGAGTACTACGATAGCGGGCCAGCGTTGATACTCGCGCGGACAGTGTAG
- the dnaG gene encoding DNA primase DnaG translates to MDDTTKYLIHADVIASGVVERSDVVGAIFGQTEGLLGDELDLRSLQQSSKVGRIDVEIDATGGETHGTVTIATSLDKVETATLAAALETLTRIGPCRADLEVTNIEDVRAAKRREVIERAQELFVEAFDETTGSSERILEEVRQQVRVADITEHRGLPAGPRVEDSDAIIVVEGRADVLTLLQYGVKNAIAVEGTDIPESVAALSNERTTTVFLDGDRGGDLILKEFSQVGDIDYVTFAPDGKSVEDLSRDEVFEALREKVPYSVVEDASTPRSAVAATDGSASPAPTSDGTDGGETRPATTIDPEPDTTAVESNEAVATSADSNPIPETGVTIDASEEPADDATDDGATQPETIQGHANAVAGNALVRLLDDESTVVVEGAVSEAFELLDRTEETPTALVLDGPLTQRLLDLAAQRGVTQTVSASLGEFTKRPTNVRLRTIDQLVDDPV, encoded by the coding sequence ATGGACGACACCACGAAATATCTCATTCACGCCGACGTCATCGCCAGCGGGGTGGTCGAACGCAGTGACGTCGTCGGTGCGATCTTCGGACAGACCGAAGGGCTCCTCGGCGACGAGCTGGATCTCCGGAGCCTACAGCAGTCCTCGAAAGTCGGTCGCATCGACGTCGAAATCGACGCCACGGGCGGCGAGACGCATGGAACAGTAACCATCGCGACGAGCCTCGACAAGGTGGAGACGGCGACGCTGGCGGCGGCACTGGAAACGCTCACCCGGATCGGGCCCTGCCGCGCGGACCTCGAAGTGACGAACATCGAGGACGTCCGCGCTGCCAAACGCCGAGAAGTGATCGAGCGCGCCCAGGAGCTGTTCGTCGAGGCCTTCGACGAGACGACTGGTTCCAGCGAGCGCATCCTCGAAGAGGTACGCCAGCAGGTTCGGGTCGCCGATATCACCGAACACAGGGGGTTGCCCGCCGGGCCACGTGTCGAGGACAGCGACGCGATCATCGTCGTCGAGGGGCGTGCAGACGTCCTGACGCTACTGCAGTACGGCGTCAAAAACGCTATTGCAGTCGAGGGGACCGACATCCCCGAGTCGGTCGCGGCGCTGTCGAACGAGCGCACGACCACTGTCTTTCTCGACGGCGACCGCGGTGGCGACCTGATACTCAAAGAGTTCAGCCAGGTCGGAGACATCGACTACGTCACGTTCGCGCCGGACGGCAAGTCCGTCGAGGACCTTTCCAGAGACGAGGTCTTCGAGGCGCTCCGGGAGAAGGTACCTTACAGCGTCGTCGAGGACGCCTCGACGCCGCGGTCTGCCGTCGCCGCGACCGATGGGAGTGCCAGCCCGGCACCGACGAGCGACGGGACGGATGGCGGCGAGACCCGGCCAGCGACCACAATCGACCCGGAACCCGACACCACAGCGGTAGAGAGCAATGAGGCAGTCGCCACATCGGCCGACAGTAACCCGATACCGGAGACCGGTGTCACCATCGACGCAAGCGAGGAGCCAGCGGACGATGCGACGGACGACGGAGCTACCCAGCCAGAGACGATTCAGGGCCATGCGAACGCCGTCGCCGGAAACGCTCTCGTCCGGCTACTGGACGACGAGTCTACCGTCGTCGTCGAAGGGGCCGTTTCGGAGGCGTTCGAGCTACTGGACAGGACTGAAGAGACGCCGACCGCACTCGTGCTCGACGGGCCACTCACACAGCGACTGCTCGATCTGGCCGCCCAGCGGGGAGTCACCCAGACGGTGTCGGCGTCGCTCGGAGAGTTCACGAAACGCCCGACGAACGTCAGGCTGCGAACGATAGATCAGCTGGTCGACGATCCGGTGTAG
- a CDS encoding sugar phosphate isomerase/epimerase family protein codes for MLRPVALCRIVDDLVPDEPKPTPSFFTVGVRVEDMQTGIQLYTLRELDASLPEQLSAVGETSLDGVEFAGVPSGDGLQEALAATGLTMAGAHVQAEEIEHDPEAVADACRALDCVTVIVPYLDESHFVDREAVIETAERLETLAELLDEHDCRLLYHNHDHEFVTPTDTDAATAFDLLVEETDESVGFELDLGWAEAAGQDPVDLLDQYSDRIPLVHLKDVTADGEPTDLGDGVLDIPGCVDAAREAGVEWVLFEHDHPEDPLASLATADAVLQDPHRAR; via the coding sequence ATGTTAAGGCCTGTCGCATTGTGTCGGATCGTCGACGATCTCGTTCCGGACGAGCCGAAACCGACGCCGAGCTTTTTCACCGTCGGCGTCCGAGTGGAGGACATGCAGACTGGTATTCAGCTGTATACGTTGCGCGAACTGGATGCGTCGCTTCCCGAGCAGCTCTCGGCCGTTGGCGAGACGTCGCTCGACGGCGTCGAGTTCGCGGGCGTCCCGAGCGGGGACGGCCTACAGGAAGCATTGGCCGCTACTGGACTCACCATGGCCGGGGCACACGTACAGGCCGAGGAGATCGAACACGATCCCGAAGCGGTCGCCGACGCCTGCCGCGCGCTCGACTGCGTGACAGTCATCGTCCCGTATCTCGACGAATCACACTTCGTGGACCGCGAAGCGGTGATCGAGACCGCCGAACGGCTGGAGACACTCGCAGAGCTGCTCGACGAGCACGACTGTCGCCTGCTCTATCACAACCACGACCACGAGTTCGTCACGCCGACCGACACGGACGCCGCGACGGCTTTCGACCTGCTCGTCGAGGAAACCGACGAATCGGTCGGCTTCGAACTGGATCTGGGCTGGGCCGAAGCCGCCGGACAGGATCCCGTCGACCTGCTTGACCAGTACAGCGATCGGATCCCACTTGTCCATCTCAAGGACGTCACGGCGGATGGCGAGCCGACGGACCTCGGCGACGGCGTGCTCGATATTCCCGGCTGCGTCGACGCTGCACGGGAGGCGGGCGTCGAGTGGGTGCTGTTCGAGCACGACCATCCCGAGGATCCATTAGCCTCGCTGGCGACCGCCGATGCCGTTCTGCAGGATCCGCATCGGGCGCGATAA
- a CDS encoding DUF3311 domain-containing protein: MATRLRRVGWALAFLSLGVFGIPWFLWGVDTIVLGLPVWLWWHIGVMVGATLLFWLFARTDWGIWIEPDADSTAEPNGDGGGDGR; encoded by the coding sequence ATGGCGACACGTTTGCGACGGGTTGGCTGGGCGCTGGCGTTTCTCTCGCTGGGGGTGTTTGGAATCCCGTGGTTCCTCTGGGGCGTCGATACGATCGTACTCGGGCTTCCCGTCTGGCTCTGGTGGCATATCGGCGTGATGGTCGGGGCGACGCTTTTGTTCTGGCTGTTCGCCCGCACTGACTGGGGTATCTGGATCGAGCCGGACGCGGATTCGACCGCGGAACCGAACGGCGACGGCGGGGGCGATGGGCGATGA
- a CDS encoding sodium:solute symporter family protein translates to MNAIGIQLGIVVAYLCLALVIGLLAFRVTERTAEDFYLASRSFGTIVLLFTTFATLLSAFTFFGGPNLAYAQGPEWILVMGLMDGIIFAVLWYVIGYKQWLIGNRHDYVTLGEMLGDRFGSVGLRGLVAVASLFWLFPYVMLQQMGAGAALSGLTDGVLPFWAGAALVTVFMIVYVVLAGMRGIAWTDTVQGAFMLVIIWVAALWVLDAVSGAGAATATVAESNPEFLALGSDFYTPEYMLSTAISIGFGVAMFPQVNQRFFTAGSKTVFKQTFVLWPVLVLLLFVPAFMLGTWAAGLGIEVDVAAGENVVPLLLNEYTPVWFAALVIAGAMAAMMSSSDSMLLSGSSYFTRDIYRPFVDADISDRREDLLGRIGVVVFATATFFASLRQPGTLIEIGDLAFSGFAQLAFPVIVALYWRKTTLSGMYAGIGGSQLFYLLAVFTPVVPATYFGWNASVVGMGLGLVLTVGVSAATTAAPGERRSRFLYGSGAD, encoded by the coding sequence ATGAACGCGATCGGCATCCAGCTTGGTATCGTCGTTGCCTACCTGTGTCTGGCGCTCGTGATTGGCCTGCTCGCGTTTCGGGTCACCGAACGCACCGCCGAGGACTTCTATCTCGCGAGCCGCTCGTTTGGCACGATCGTCCTCCTCTTTACGACCTTTGCGACGCTGCTCTCGGCGTTCACGTTCTTCGGCGGGCCGAACCTCGCCTACGCACAGGGGCCCGAGTGGATCCTCGTGATGGGGCTGATGGACGGAATCATCTTCGCCGTCCTCTGGTACGTGATCGGCTACAAGCAGTGGTTGATCGGGAACCGCCACGACTACGTCACGCTCGGGGAGATGCTGGGCGACCGCTTTGGCTCCGTCGGCCTCCGCGGACTGGTCGCCGTTGCCAGCCTCTTCTGGCTCTTTCCGTACGTGATGCTCCAGCAGATGGGGGCCGGGGCGGCGCTGTCGGGGCTGACCGACGGCGTCCTGCCCTTCTGGGCCGGTGCCGCGCTCGTGACCGTGTTCATGATCGTCTACGTTGTGCTCGCCGGGATGCGCGGGATCGCCTGGACCGACACGGTACAGGGTGCGTTCATGCTCGTGATTATCTGGGTCGCCGCGCTGTGGGTGCTGGACGCCGTCAGTGGGGCTGGCGCGGCGACAGCCACCGTCGCGGAGTCGAACCCCGAGTTCCTCGCGCTCGGTAGCGACTTCTACACGCCCGAATACATGCTCTCGACGGCGATCTCGATCGGATTCGGCGTCGCCATGTTTCCGCAGGTTAACCAGCGCTTCTTTACAGCGGGCTCGAAAACGGTGTTCAAACAGACGTTCGTCCTCTGGCCCGTGCTCGTCCTCCTGCTGTTCGTCCCCGCGTTCATGCTCGGAACGTGGGCTGCCGGGCTTGGGATCGAGGTCGACGTCGCCGCAGGCGAGAACGTCGTGCCGCTCCTGCTCAACGAGTACACGCCGGTCTGGTTCGCCGCGCTCGTCATCGCCGGCGCGATGGCTGCAATGATGTCCTCTAGCGACTCGATGTTGCTCTCGGGGTCGTCGTACTTTACGCGGGACATCTACCGGCCATTCGTCGACGCCGACATCTCCGACCGGCGCGAGGACCTGCTCGGTCGGATCGGCGTCGTCGTCTTTGCCACCGCCACCTTCTTTGCCAGTCTGCGCCAGCCGGGGACGCTCATCGAGATCGGTGATCTCGCCTTCTCGGGCTTCGCACAGCTTGCGTTCCCGGTGATCGTCGCACTGTACTGGCGGAAGACCACACTGTCGGGCATGTACGCGGGAATCGGCGGCAGTCAGCTCTTTTACCTGCTGGCCGTCTTCACGCCGGTCGTTCCGGCGACCTACTTCGGCTGGAACGCCTCGGTCGTCGGCATGGGTCTCGGGCTCGTCCTGACGGTCGGTGTCTCGGCGGCAACGACGGCAGCTCCTGGCGAGCGCCGCTCGCGCTTTCTGTACGGGAGTGGCGCTGACTGA